CGACCCGGCAGACAAATCAACCATGAGTGTCGTTCAAGTTGTCTCGACTTTCAAATTGTATGACGATGAATTAGCCAAAAGCTATTTCACAGCAACCATTGCCGGTGTGTATCAGGTGCCAGGCAGCTTGACGGATAACGATGCTATTCAAAAGACAATTGACGATGACAAAAACTTGCGAGACAGCTTCGCCCAACCGGTTGTCGATTACTTAATCGCGACCCTGGCAGACTTAAGCTTAAAGGCATTTGGCACGCCAACCATTTTGAAGCGCGAGCAATTGATTGATACTTTGTTTGGTGCAAAGCAGCAGTAGTAGGCAACTATCTCAATATTAAAGGACAAATCAACAGTCGGCGCAAAGGTGAACACTTTGCACCGATTTTTTGCACTCATAATTACCACTATGAGGAATCACACCGTATTCAAAGCTGGTAAATTGCGTTAGAATGTACAAATATGTTAAATGAACGTCACGAATTGGAGGACCACATGAGCTACTTAGAGCTGCATAACATTAAAAAATCCTATTACCTTGCCAACCAGGAATTCCCGGTTTTGACTGGGATCGACCTTTCCTTTAATCAAGGGGAGTTCGTCTCGATTGTCGGAGAATCCGGTGGTGGGAAAACGACGTTGATGAACATCATCGGCGGCTTGGACAGTAATTATGCCGGCGACGTCGTTTTGAACGGCAAATCGCTCCGCCACGATACTGCCAAGCAATTGGATGCCTACCGGAGACAAACGATTGGTTTTATTTTTCAAAACTTTGATCTGATCAGTCACCTGACTGTTTTCAACAACGTCATGGTGTCACTGCAGATGACCAAACTCAGCCATAAGCAGCAGGAGGCCCGTGCCCGCCAGCTGTTGGAACAGGTCGGCTTGAAAGACCACATGAAAAAATATCCCAATCAGCTTTCCGGCGGCCAAAAGCAGCGGGTTGCAATTGCCAGAGCATTGGCATCCGATCCTGAAATCATCATCGCTGACGAGCCAACCGGTGCTTTGGACAGCCAAAATACCCAAGAAATTCTGTCCTTACTGGACCAAATTGCCAAAGACGGCAAGCTGGTGATCACCGTGACCCACTCGGAGACGGTTGCCAACCACGGGACGCGGATTGTCCGCCTAGCTGATGGGAAGATCAGCGAAGACACCACCTTAAAGCCAGGTTATGAGAAGTCTCAAGCCAATGAGCTGGCAACTCACACGCTGAGATTTGGCGCAACCTTGAAGATGGCCTTGGAAAACATGCGCTATAACCTCAAGCGAAACCTGCTGATTGTCTTTGGCGCCGCCATTGGAATCTTTAGTGTGATTGTCATGCTGGGACTGGGTAATGGGGTTCAAGGATACATCAACCATGAAATATACTCGCAGGTGAACCCCAACGCTGTTCAGGTCACTAAAAACGTGTCGGCTGATGCCAGTACCGATCCAAGCAAGATTAACGTGACCACCAAAGACAAGAACCGATTCAAGGATATCAAAAATGTGAAGAGCATCGACGATGGCTACTTTGTTCAGAGTGGCACCCAGCTGCGACGTGGTCATAAAACGGCTTCAATCTCATTTATGCAGACCCATAATAAAACGATGCTGACCAAGAGCATTGCCAAGGGGCATGCGCCAAAGAACGGCGAGATTATGCTGACCAAGGAATACGCTGAAAAGCTTAATAAAAAGCATCCATATTCGTTGATCGGTAAGCGGGTCACATTTTATCAGAACACGCTTAATAAGAAGAAACGTCCGGTTATGCTGACGAAATCACTGAAGGTCAGCGGAATTGCCAAAGCAAATACCGGGTCGACCTCGGTCACATACAGCACGATGAAGTCACTTTACAACTCAAAGGGCATCAAGATTCAGCCTAATTTTGTGACCGTCGAAATCGCCGGTAACGTTAAGAACGTCAAGCCGGTCGAGAATAAGATCAAGGCCTACAAGAACGACAAGAAAAAGGCCGCTTATCAAATCACCGGTGTCGGCGGCTTCGTTGATACGCTGAACACTTATATCACCCTCGCAGTTAACGTCTTGGCAACGATTGCCGGAATCTCGCTGTTGGTATCTGCCATCATGATCATTGTGGTGCTCTACATCAGTGTCTCCGAGCGAACCAAGGAAATTGGAATTCTGCGGGCCTTGGGATCTTCAAAGGGAAGCATCCGAAACCTGTTCTTCTCAGAAGCCTTCTTCATTGGCTTGTTCTCATCAGCTTTGGCGATTGCGTTGGCGGAACTGCTGCAGGTAGTGGCCAATAACATTGCCCAGCGAGGAATCAATTATTCAATCATGCAAATCACCCCCGGAAATGTCATTTTCGGCTTTGTGGTTGCCATTGTCATTTCCTTACTGGCAGCACTAGCCCCAGCGGCCTCGGCTGCTCGATTGGATCCAATTGAGAGTTTAAGTTACGAATAATAGTTTGAATGACAATTTTAAGTCCTCCTGCGAATAAACGGGAGGGCTTTTTTCGTATATCATGAATGTGCTGATCGAACCATGCTCATGTTATAATTATGTTATAACATCAGTTGGGAGGAGATCGAATGGCTAAAGTTAAGGTTCGAAAAATTGGCAACTCACTCGGGGTTCTTCTACCTAAGGAAAGCGGTGTCCACGAGGGTGATGAGCTGGAGTACACTCAAGAGGGGGACAAAATTATTTTAGACACACAAGAAGCGCAAAATGCGAGAGTTAGAGAGATTGTTGAAAATAGCTTCAAAGATTTTGAAACAGGAAATGTTTTGACTGAAGATGATATGGTCCGCATCTTTGGCAAGTACGGTTGGCATAAATAATGGATCCATATGAATTGTCGTTCTCAAACGATTTTCAAATAAGCCTAAAACAGACAATCGCCATCTGGGAGAGCATTGGCATTGATGCCGGCAAAATTCAGACCTTTGTCTCAGATATTAATACCGCAGTGGCTTCACTCAAGATATTTCCAAATCGTTTTGCCAACGTCGATGAAAAATATCGCATTCCAGTACCGACTAAGCAAATTATTATCGGCGACCATTACGCAATCTTGTATCGAGTAAAGGAAGCGACACACACAGTTGAGATTGGGCCAACTTATAATTTGAAACAAATGGGTATTACTTTTTAGATTCTCCTGAGAGATCAGCACTCTAAGAGGCGCGGAAATAACTGATTGTCAGTCATTTCTGCGCCTTGTGCTGCACTCTAGTATTGACAACCCACCCACGTGGTATACAATACTACATAAATAGTATTGGAAACTACGTAAATATCAAAGGAGATTTCAAATGTCCGAAAAGATTGCCATTCTCGCTGATTCCGGTTCCGATGTGCCGGCAGAATTGCTGAAACAATACGATAATATTGAAGTTGCCCCAATGCTGGTGACCATGGCCGGCGAGGAATACCGTGACAATGTCGATATTACCCCGGAAGAATTTTATGCCCGCCTCGGCCAAGCCGATCAGTTTCCCAAGACTGCCGCACCCACTCAAGGGAGCGTGGAAGCTCACGTTGCCAGCTTGAAGGAACGCGGCTTCAACCGAATCATCGGCATCACCGTTTCGGCACATCTCTCAACGACATTTGGCATTTTCACCAATGTGGCAAGGGAAAACGCCGACATCAAGATGGACGTGATCAATACCAGAAATATTGGGATTGGCAGTGGCCTTTTCGCGGTCTACGCTGAAGAAATGATTGACAGCGGTCAGACGTTTGACGAAACAATTAAATTTCTCAAGCAGTCTGTTGAGGACAGCCGGACGTTTTTCTATATTCCCAGCTTGAAATACCTGCGGGCAGGTGGGCGTATCGGCCGAGTTGCCGGGCTGATCGGCTCGGTGCTTAACATTAAGCCGGTGATCGCGACCGACTCTGAAGGAATCTATTTCCCGGTTGCCAAAG
Above is a genomic segment from Lentilactobacillus buchneri containing:
- a CDS encoding ATP-binding cassette domain-containing protein; translation: MSYLELHNIKKSYYLANQEFPVLTGIDLSFNQGEFVSIVGESGGGKTTLMNIIGGLDSNYAGDVVLNGKSLRHDTAKQLDAYRRQTIGFIFQNFDLISHLTVFNNVMVSLQMTKLSHKQQEARARQLLEQVGLKDHMKKYPNQLSGGQKQRVAIARALASDPEIIIADEPTGALDSQNTQEILSLLDQIAKDGKLVITVTHSETVANHGTRIVRLADGKISEDTTLKPGYEKSQANELATHTLRFGATLKMALENMRYNLKRNLLIVFGAAIGIFSVIVMLGLGNGVQGYINHEIYSQVNPNAVQVTKNVSADASTDPSKINVTTKDKNRFKDIKNVKSIDDGYFVQSGTQLRRGHKTASISFMQTHNKTMLTKSIAKGHAPKNGEIMLTKEYAEKLNKKHPYSLIGKRVTFYQNTLNKKKRPVMLTKSLKVSGIAKANTGSTSVTYSTMKSLYNSKGIKIQPNFVTVEIAGNVKNVKPVENKIKAYKNDKKKAAYQITGVGGFVDTLNTYITLAVNVLATIAGISLLVSAIMIIVVLYISVSERTKEIGILRALGSSKGSIRNLFFSEAFFIGLFSSALAIALAELLQVVANNIAQRGINYSIMQITPGNVIFGFVVAIVISLLAALAPAASAARLDPIESLSYE
- a CDS encoding AbrB/MazE/SpoVT family DNA-binding domain-containing protein, with the protein product MAKVKVRKIGNSLGVLLPKESGVHEGDELEYTQEGDKIILDTQEAQNARVREIVENSFKDFETGNVLTEDDMVRIFGKYGWHK
- a CDS encoding plasmid stabilization protein, which gives rise to MDPYELSFSNDFQISLKQTIAIWESIGIDAGKIQTFVSDINTAVASLKIFPNRFANVDEKYRIPVPTKQIIIGDHYAILYRVKEATHTVEIGPTYNLKQMGITF
- a CDS encoding DegV family protein translates to MSEKIAILADSGSDVPAELLKQYDNIEVAPMLVTMAGEEYRDNVDITPEEFYARLGQADQFPKTAAPTQGSVEAHVASLKERGFNRIIGITVSAHLSTTFGIFTNVARENADIKMDVINTRNIGIGSGLFAVYAEEMIDSGQTFDETIKFLKQSVEDSRTFFYIPSLKYLRAGGRIGRVAGLIGSVLNIKPVIATDSEGIYFPVAKARSEQKAISKMVQLVSDIIASHKSVRVGVANGADVPLQEKVYDRLHSAFPQLRIYRGSVSPALGVHTGPGLVGVGVQVGEGE